A single window of Jiangella alkaliphila DNA harbors:
- a CDS encoding MBL fold metallo-hydrolase, translating into MTTTDHDADLRLTVLGCRAGMPEPGWPSSGYLVHAPDGAILLDCGPGVAAKAAARAAELSAVFISHMHTDHCLDLLILGKALALRGLDADDTTAPETRIPLYVPPGAATTLRRFNELFPLGTDGPGAHPTDHVFRDVFDVVEYEPLRPIRAAGATVLPVPMAHRQPCCGFRVTTPHGTLAYTGDTGPGSAFEPLVAGVDLLVAEATLDQPDRTRHGHLCAAEAGQLAARFGARALLLTHWAYTDRAWIDAQVERAREHYRGRIDVAVPDHTFHVDTDTQEH; encoded by the coding sequence GTGACGACCACCGACCACGACGCGGACCTGCGCCTGACCGTCCTCGGCTGCCGGGCCGGCATGCCCGAACCCGGCTGGCCCAGCTCCGGGTATCTCGTGCACGCCCCGGACGGCGCGATCCTGCTGGACTGCGGCCCGGGGGTCGCCGCGAAGGCGGCCGCGCGCGCCGCCGAGCTGTCCGCCGTCTTCATCAGCCACATGCACACCGACCACTGCCTCGACCTGCTGATCCTCGGCAAGGCGCTGGCGCTGCGCGGCCTCGACGCCGACGACACGACGGCACCGGAGACGCGGATCCCGCTCTACGTCCCGCCGGGCGCGGCCACCACACTGCGCCGGTTCAACGAGCTGTTCCCGCTGGGCACCGACGGTCCCGGCGCGCACCCGACCGACCACGTCTTCCGCGACGTGTTCGACGTCGTGGAGTACGAGCCGCTCCGGCCGATCCGGGCCGCCGGCGCCACCGTCCTCCCCGTCCCGATGGCGCACAGGCAGCCGTGCTGCGGCTTCCGCGTCACGACACCGCACGGCACGCTCGCCTACACCGGCGATACCGGGCCTGGCTCCGCCTTCGAGCCGCTGGTCGCGGGCGTCGACCTGCTCGTGGCCGAGGCGACGCTGGATCAGCCGGACCGCACCCGGCACGGCCACCTGTGCGCCGCCGAGGCCGGGCAGCTCGCCGCCCGCTTCGGCGCCCGCGCCCTGCTGCTCACCCACTGGGCCTACACCGACCGCGCCTGGATCGACGCGCAGGTCGAGCGCGCCCGCGAGCACTACCGGGGACGCATCGACGTCGCCGTACCCGACCACACCTTCCACGTCGACACCGACACTCAGGAGCACTGA
- a CDS encoding ABC transporter substrate-binding protein encodes MRSTLLTLVVAAGLVTAACGGTGTAADEPGDGEPVTLVFESYNYGTEGIGGEGMQQLIDEFEAAHPDIRIEPKGTPTAEIHTSVHAQAAAGNPPDIAQIGWSKFGFLLDNLPYVPIEQVAPEGELDQHLEGMYPAAVELARHDGELAGLPFTVSTPTLFVNADLFRAAGLDPAQPPTTWTEANAAAQAIVDTGAQGIFVDAAGDAKSDFLTQSLINSNGGALLGDDGSLQLDQPESVEAMEMLADLSASGAQPRVGEAEAIAMFQAGQLGMLVTSSALLAGMAADTEGVFELETAGLPAYDGQELAPTVSGAGIFVFSQDEEKRRAAWEFVKFATSERGYTILASTIGYLPLRPDIIDDPEYLADFFAADDRLLPTVEQLEAVVPYQVLPGENGQQALLLMQDNAIAPIMVSGADPATTLPDIAGQMRELLEP; translated from the coding sequence ATGCGTTCCACCCTGCTCACCCTGGTGGTCGCCGCCGGCCTCGTCACCGCGGCCTGCGGCGGCACCGGCACGGCGGCCGACGAGCCCGGCGACGGCGAGCCCGTCACCCTCGTCTTCGAGTCGTACAACTACGGGACGGAGGGCATCGGCGGCGAGGGCATGCAACAGCTCATCGACGAGTTCGAGGCCGCGCACCCGGACATCCGGATCGAGCCCAAGGGCACCCCGACGGCCGAGATCCACACCAGCGTGCATGCGCAGGCGGCCGCGGGCAACCCGCCCGACATCGCGCAGATCGGCTGGAGCAAGTTCGGCTTCCTGCTGGACAACCTGCCCTACGTCCCGATCGAGCAGGTCGCGCCCGAGGGCGAGCTGGACCAGCACCTCGAGGGCATGTACCCGGCCGCGGTCGAGCTGGCCCGGCACGACGGCGAACTGGCCGGCCTGCCGTTCACGGTCTCGACGCCGACGCTGTTCGTCAACGCCGACCTGTTCCGCGCCGCGGGCCTGGACCCGGCGCAGCCGCCGACGACGTGGACCGAGGCGAACGCCGCCGCGCAGGCGATCGTCGACACCGGCGCGCAGGGCATCTTCGTCGACGCCGCCGGCGACGCGAAGTCGGACTTCCTGACTCAGTCGCTGATCAACTCCAACGGCGGCGCCCTGCTCGGCGACGACGGGTCGCTGCAGCTGGACCAGCCGGAGTCCGTCGAGGCCATGGAGATGCTGGCCGACCTCAGCGCCAGCGGCGCGCAGCCGCGGGTCGGCGAGGCCGAGGCGATCGCCATGTTCCAGGCCGGCCAGCTCGGCATGCTGGTCACCAGCAGCGCGCTGCTCGCCGGGATGGCCGCCGACACCGAGGGCGTGTTCGAGCTGGAGACCGCCGGCCTGCCGGCCTACGACGGGCAGGAGCTCGCACCGACGGTGTCAGGCGCCGGCATCTTCGTGTTCTCGCAGGACGAGGAGAAGCGGCGGGCCGCGTGGGAGTTCGTGAAGTTCGCCACCAGCGAGCGCGGCTACACCATCCTCGCGTCGACGATCGGCTACCTGCCGCTGCGGCCGGACATCATCGACGACCCGGAGTACCTGGCCGACTTCTTCGCCGCGGACGACCGGCTGCTGCCCACCGTCGAGCAGCTGGAGGCCGTGGTGCCCTACCAGGTGCTGCCCGGCGAGAACGGCCAGCAGGCGCTGCTGCTCATGCAGGACAACGCGATCGCCCCGATCATGGTGTCCGGCGCCGACCCGGCGAC